A genomic stretch from Alloyangia pacifica includes:
- a CDS encoding saccharopine dehydrogenase C-terminal domain-containing protein, which produces MIHWCGTGLSSIPGLRRLIEAGHDVMVWNRTETKAREAVGDITNRILSFAPEVLEPAVQEGDVIVSMLPGDWHVKLAEIAIRKKAHFVSSSYISPEMRGLDAKAKEAGVALVNEVGLDPGIDHLMAHDLVAAYRASDAFDPENEISFLSYCGGVPKEANAFRYKFSWAPVGVLKALRSPSRSIRHFEELNVQRPWDALSRYDAPLDPPESFEVYPNRDSLPFLEQYEFGQDWKVKDFVRGTLRLNGWSEAWKDVFAEVETADDARLAQMASELLAENKYAEGEPDRVVLCVTLKAEKAGETVWHKTWVMDAWGDARGSAMARLVSMPVSWAIEAVLNREITPGVSAAPSDPKLVTRWLGGVESLAQRMMRVDETG; this is translated from the coding sequence ATGATTCATTGGTGCGGAACGGGACTTTCATCCATCCCGGGGCTGCGACGCCTGATCGAAGCCGGCCACGACGTGATGGTATGGAACCGGACCGAAACCAAGGCCCGCGAGGCGGTGGGCGACATCACCAACCGCATTCTTTCGTTTGCCCCCGAGGTGCTGGAGCCAGCAGTGCAGGAAGGCGACGTGATCGTTTCCATGCTGCCCGGCGACTGGCATGTGAAGCTGGCCGAGATCGCGATCAGGAAGAAAGCGCATTTCGTGTCGTCCTCCTACATCTCGCCCGAGATGCGCGGGCTCGACGCCAAGGCGAAGGAAGCCGGGGTGGCGCTGGTCAACGAGGTCGGGCTCGACCCGGGGATCGATCACCTGATGGCGCATGATCTCGTCGCGGCCTACCGCGCCTCGGACGCCTTCGATCCCGAGAACGAGATCAGCTTCCTGAGCTACTGCGGCGGCGTGCCGAAGGAGGCCAACGCCTTCCGCTACAAGTTCTCCTGGGCGCCGGTGGGTGTGCTGAAGGCGCTGCGCTCGCCCTCGCGTTCGATCCGCCACTTCGAGGAGCTGAACGTCCAGCGCCCCTGGGATGCGCTGAGCCGCTATGACGCGCCGCTCGATCCGCCCGAGAGCTTCGAGGTCTACCCCAACCGCGACTCGCTGCCCTTCCTCGAGCAATACGAGTTCGGGCAGGACTGGAAAGTGAAGGACTTCGTGCGCGGCACGCTGCGGCTCAACGGCTGGTCCGAGGCGTGGAAGGATGTCTTCGCCGAGGTCGAGACGGCGGACGACGCACGGCTGGCGCAGATGGCCTCCGAGCTGCTGGCCGAGAACAAATACGCAGAGGGCGAGCCCGACCGCGTGGTGCTCTGCGTGACGCTGAAGGCCGAGAAGGCGGGCGAGACGGTCTGGCACAAGACCTGGGTGATGGATGCCTGGGGCGACGCGCGCGGCTCTGCGATGGCGCGGCTGGTGTCGATGCCGGTGTCCTGGGCGATCGAGGCGGTGCTGAACCGAGAGATCACGCCGGGGGTCTCGGCGGCGCCGTCGGATCCCAAGTTGGTCACGCGCTGGCTGGGCGGGGTCGAGAGCCTTGCGCAGCGGATGATGCGCGTGGACGAGACCGGCTGA
- a CDS encoding CYTH domain-containing protein, with translation MAKEIERKFLVASDDWKSGISRSERLRDGLIAAEGGRKARVRFYDDCATLCIKGRRDGMARDEFEYPIPAQDAEEMLSAHCTDVVEKTRHHVPAGALVWTVDVYEGLLSGITIAEVEFPALDTPLPLPDWVGREVTGLQDYRKVNMVAARKALIGSSAA, from the coding sequence TTGGCCAAAGAAATCGAGCGCAAGTTCCTTGTTGCCAGCGATGACTGGAAATCCGGCATCTCCCGCAGCGAGCGGCTGCGCGACGGGCTCATCGCCGCCGAGGGCGGGCGCAAGGCCCGGGTACGCTTCTACGATGACTGCGCAACGCTCTGCATCAAGGGCCGGCGTGACGGGATGGCCCGAGACGAGTTCGAATACCCGATCCCGGCGCAGGACGCCGAGGAGATGCTCTCCGCCCATTGCACCGATGTCGTCGAGAAGACCCGCCACCACGTGCCCGCGGGCGCGCTGGTCTGGACGGTGGACGTCTACGAGGGGCTCCTTTCTGGCATCACCATCGCCGAGGTCGAATTCCCGGCGCTCGACACGCCGCTGCCCCTGCCCGATTGGGTGGGCCGAGAGGTCACCGGGCTACAGGACTATCGCAAGGTGAACATGGTTGCCGCGCGCAAGGCGCTGATCGGCTCGAGCGCGGCCTGA
- a CDS encoding DsbA family protein, with protein sequence MTRILPVAALAAAVALGGVALPGAVSAQEASSEASAAETTAETAPEIVEMVKGDVNAPVEIIEYASFTCPHCARFSNEVLPQIEENYIKTGKVKLVYRDVYFDKYGMWAAMVARCSPEKFFGISDMIYKTQGDWVKAGSDQGIADSLRKIGLMAGIGKDQLDACMNDSAKLKALVGWYQENATRDNITSTPSFLIDGKSYSNMSYDDFAKVLDEHYEAAQ encoded by the coding sequence ATGACCCGCATTCTTCCCGTCGCCGCGCTCGCGGCCGCAGTCGCCCTCGGGGGCGTCGCCCTGCCCGGCGCGGTCAGCGCGCAGGAGGCGAGCAGCGAGGCCAGCGCCGCCGAAACCACCGCGGAAACCGCACCCGAGATCGTCGAGATGGTCAAAGGCGACGTGAACGCCCCCGTCGAGATCATCGAATACGCCTCCTTCACCTGCCCGCATTGCGCGCGCTTCTCCAACGAGGTGCTCCCGCAGATCGAAGAGAACTACATCAAGACCGGCAAGGTGAAGCTGGTTTACCGCGACGTCTATTTCGACAAGTACGGCATGTGGGCGGCGATGGTCGCGCGCTGCTCGCCCGAGAAGTTCTTCGGCATCTCCGACATGATCTACAAAACCCAGGGCGACTGGGTGAAGGCGGGCTCGGACCAGGGCATCGCCGACAGCCTGCGCAAGATCGGCCTGATGGCCGGCATCGGCAAGGACCAGCTCGACGCCTGCATGAATGACAGCGCCAAGCTCAAGGCTCTTGTCGGCTGGTACCAGGAGAACGCGACCCGCGACAACATCACCTCGACGCCCTCCTTCCTCATCGACGGCAAGTCCTATTCGAACATGTCCTACGACGACTTCGCCAAGGTGCTCGACGAGCATTACGAAGCAGCGCAATAA
- a CDS encoding DUF721 domain-containing protein, with translation MARRNTSTYGFAKTSGLLNAQIRKASESRGFAQSRLLTHWDEIVGADVAAMARPVEVSYARQQGLGATLTLLTTGAMAPLLEMQKEQLREKVNAVYGYNAIARIRITQTASSGFAEGRVAFGHAPKAEKPEPSPEIKAEAHKVAGDIHDDGLRAALERLAGNVISKSRQ, from the coding sequence ATGGCACGGCGCAACACCTCAACATACGGGTTCGCAAAGACCTCGGGTCTGCTCAACGCGCAGATCCGCAAGGCCAGCGAGAGCCGCGGCTTCGCGCAGTCGCGCCTGCTCACCCACTGGGACGAGATCGTCGGCGCAGATGTCGCCGCCATGGCCCGCCCGGTCGAGGTCAGCTACGCGCGCCAGCAGGGGCTGGGTGCGACGCTGACGCTGCTCACCACCGGCGCCATGGCGCCGCTGCTCGAGATGCAGAAAGAACAGCTGCGCGAGAAGGTCAACGCGGTCTACGGCTACAATGCCATCGCGCGCATCCGCATCACCCAGACGGCATCGAGCGGCTTCGCCGAGGGCCGCGTTGCTTTTGGCCACGCGCCGAAGGCCGAAAAGCCTGAGCCCTCGCCCGAGATCAAGGCCGAGGCGCATAAGGTGGCCGGAGACATCCATGATGACGGGCTGCGCGCCGCGCTCGAGCGCCTCGCCGGCAACGTCATCTCGAAATCGCGGCAATAG
- the mutY gene encoding A/G-specific adenine glycosylase: protein MSAKRDTAQAADLLTWYDRHARELPWRVSPAARAAGVRPDPYRVWMSEIMLQQTTVAAVKSYFEAFTSRWPTVSDLAAAEDADVMAAWAGLGYYARARNLLKCARAVADEHGGVFPQTLEGLRALPGVGPYTAAAVAAIAFDLPETVVDGNVERVMARLHDEHLPLPQSKPVLTGYAAALTPQERPGDYAQAVMDLGATICTPRNPACGLCPWRSACAAWDRGTQSELPKKAPKKRKPTRHGIAYLVKRVDGAWLLERRPDSGLLGGMLGWPGSEWSEEAPADAPPIRAEWKTLNTEARHTFTHFHLRLTVKTALVPMERRPERGEFVEAEAFDAGDLPTVMRKAFALTSS from the coding sequence ATGTCAGCCAAGCGTGACACGGCGCAGGCCGCAGATCTGCTCACCTGGTACGACCGCCACGCGCGCGAGCTGCCGTGGCGCGTCAGCCCGGCGGCGCGGGCGGCAGGGGTGAGGCCCGACCCGTACCGGGTGTGGATGTCCGAGATCATGCTGCAGCAGACCACGGTGGCCGCGGTGAAAAGCTATTTCGAGGCCTTCACCTCGCGCTGGCCGACGGTCTCGGACCTTGCCGCCGCCGAGGATGCCGACGTGATGGCCGCCTGGGCGGGGCTGGGCTATTACGCCCGCGCCCGGAACCTGCTGAAATGCGCGCGGGCCGTTGCTGATGAGCACGGCGGGGTGTTTCCGCAAACGCTCGAGGGTCTGCGCGCCTTGCCCGGGGTCGGGCCCTACACCGCTGCGGCGGTGGCGGCGATCGCCTTCGATCTGCCCGAGACCGTTGTCGACGGCAACGTCGAGCGCGTCATGGCGCGGCTGCACGACGAGCACCTGCCACTGCCGCAGTCGAAGCCTGTGCTGACCGGCTATGCCGCTGCGCTGACGCCTCAGGAGCGGCCCGGCGACTATGCTCAGGCGGTCATGGACCTTGGCGCCACCATCTGCACCCCGCGCAACCCGGCCTGCGGGCTTTGCCCCTGGCGCAGCGCCTGCGCCGCCTGGGATCGGGGCACGCAGTCCGAGCTGCCGAAGAAGGCGCCGAAGAAACGCAAGCCGACGCGCCACGGCATCGCCTATCTGGTCAAGCGGGTGGACGGCGCCTGGCTGCTGGAGCGCCGGCCCGACAGTGGGCTGCTGGGCGGGATGCTGGGCTGGCCGGGCTCGGAATGGTCCGAGGAAGCTCCCGCCGACGCGCCTCCGATCAGGGCCGAGTGGAAGACGCTCAACACCGAGGCCCGCCACACCTTCACCCATTTTCACCTGCGCCTGACCGTGAAGACCGCGCTGGTGCCGATGGAGCGGCGCCCCGAGCGCGGCGAGTTCGTCGAGGCCGAGGCTTTCGACGCCGGGGACCTGCCGACGGTCATGCGCAAGGCCTTTGCCCTGACGTCGTCCTGA
- a CDS encoding alkane 1-monooxygenase encodes MISSTKLARWTAAAPFWLVYLLPVLIWIGALNGGLWVILPPLATWYLFSALDAALGLNTENADPQTEESALFWYRAGVMLWAPVQFVMLFALIWYVSGNQALTTWEKFGVFFGTGVMTGTVGIVYSHELVHQRNRLERRLGDWLLAMVLYSHFRSEHLLVHHLWVGTPRDPVTARYNEGFHRYYPRVLRECPVSAFRAEKGLLARRGLPWWHRRNPFWLYLVLQLAMLGLAMALGGWGGLALFLVQAGVAIWQLELTNYVEHYGLTRKYLGEGRYEHVKPHHSWNSAHTATNWLLINLQRHSDHHYKPDRRFPLLQSYAESAAPQLPYGYPVMTMAAMVPPVWRRVMNPKVRAWRRSWYPEIEDWSAYNKARMPLPKGSA; translated from the coding sequence ATGATCTCTTCGACGAAGCTGGCGCGCTGGACCGCCGCCGCACCGTTTTGGCTGGTCTACCTGCTGCCTGTGCTGATCTGGATCGGCGCGCTGAATGGCGGGCTCTGGGTGATCTTGCCGCCGTTGGCCACTTGGTATCTTTTCTCGGCACTGGATGCGGCGCTTGGGCTCAATACGGAAAACGCAGATCCGCAAACCGAGGAGAGCGCGCTTTTCTGGTACCGCGCGGGGGTGATGCTCTGGGCGCCGGTACAGTTCGTCATGCTCTTTGCGCTGATCTGGTACGTGTCTGGCAACCAGGCCCTGACCACCTGGGAGAAGTTCGGCGTCTTTTTCGGCACCGGGGTGATGACCGGCACGGTGGGGATCGTCTACTCCCACGAGCTTGTGCACCAGCGCAACAGGCTCGAACGGCGGCTGGGGGACTGGCTGCTGGCCATGGTGCTCTACTCGCATTTCCGCTCCGAGCACCTCTTGGTGCATCACCTTTGGGTCGGCACGCCGCGGGATCCCGTTACCGCGCGCTACAACGAGGGCTTTCACCGCTATTACCCGCGCGTATTGCGCGAATGCCCGGTCTCCGCCTTTCGCGCCGAGAAGGGGCTTCTGGCCCGCCGAGGGCTGCCGTGGTGGCACCGGCGTAACCCGTTCTGGCTCTATCTCGTGCTGCAACTGGCGATGCTGGGGCTTGCTATGGCGCTCGGCGGCTGGGGAGGTCTTGCCCTGTTCCTCGTGCAGGCGGGGGTGGCGATCTGGCAACTCGAGCTGACCAATTACGTCGAACACTACGGGCTGACCCGGAAATATCTCGGCGAGGGGCGCTACGAACACGTCAAGCCGCACCATTCCTGGAACTCGGCGCATACGGCGACCAATTGGCTGCTGATCAACCTGCAGCGCCATTCTGACCACCACTACAAGCCCGACCGCCGTTTCCCGCTGCTGCAGAGCTACGCCGAGAGCGCGGCGCCGCAGCTGCCCTACGGCTATCCGGTGATGACCATGGCGGCGATGGTGCCGCCGGTTTGGCGGCGGGTGATGAATCCGAAAGTGCGGGCCTGGCGGCGCAGCTGGTACCCGGAGATCGAGGATTGGTCGGCGTACAACAAGGCGCGCATGCCCCTGCCGAAGGGCTCGGCCTGA
- a CDS encoding cytidine deaminase → MSLEKAARAVRENAYVPYSKFKVGAALLAPSGTIYAGCNVENVAYPEGTCAEAGAIAAMVAAGETEFLEAYVVADCEHPLPPCGGCRQKLAEFGKSHAKVTLATTDGATLETTVGELLPGAFGAGHMDRV, encoded by the coding sequence ATGTCGCTCGAGAAAGCCGCCCGCGCGGTGCGTGAAAACGCCTATGTCCCCTATTCGAAGTTCAAGGTGGGGGCGGCACTGCTGGCGCCCTCGGGGACGATCTATGCCGGCTGCAACGTCGAAAACGTGGCCTATCCCGAGGGCACATGCGCCGAGGCCGGCGCCATCGCCGCCATGGTCGCCGCGGGAGAGACCGAGTTCCTCGAGGCCTATGTCGTCGCCGATTGCGAGCACCCGCTGCCGCCCTGCGGCGGCTGCCGGCAGAAGCTCGCGGAGTTCGGCAAGTCTCATGCCAAGGTGACGCTCGCGACCACCGACGGGGCGACGCTGGAGACCACCGTCGGCGAGCTGCTGCCCGGCGCCTTCGGTGCGGGGCACATGGACCGCGTCTGA
- a CDS encoding thymidine phosphorylase, with protein MDARTVIAALRRGEPPSDEGLRWFAQGLADGTVSAAQAGAFAMGVCLRGLSEEARAVLTLAMRDSGHVLHWDFPGPVLDKHSTGGVGDCVSLVLAPMLAACGAYVPMISGRGLGHTGGTLDKLEAIPGYVTDPSEDRLRAVLREAGCAIVSASEGIAPADKRLYAIRDVTATVESLDLITASILSKKLAAGLEGLVLDVKVGSGAFMKTMAEARALARSLVGTANAAGCRTTALITGMDQPLADALGNALEVRASMEVLTEGAGGPLLELSVALGAELLAGAGIDGGEARLRESVTSGAAAERFGRMVHGLGGPVDFVEGWQEMLPQAPVVVDVPAPGAGHVAAMDGEALGLAVVHLGGGREVEGDPVDPSVGLSRVVRLGQSLEQGEPLARVHAASAEAAQAAARAVTAAVRIGEAPDVGPLVRERIA; from the coding sequence ATGGACGCGCGCACGGTCATCGCGGCGCTGCGCCGGGGCGAGCCGCCTTCCGACGAAGGGCTGCGCTGGTTCGCCCAAGGGCTTGCCGATGGCACGGTGAGCGCGGCGCAGGCCGGCGCCTTTGCCATGGGCGTCTGCCTGCGCGGTCTTTCCGAGGAGGCGCGGGCGGTGCTGACGCTGGCCATGCGCGACAGCGGTCACGTCCTGCATTGGGATTTCCCCGGGCCGGTGCTCGACAAGCATTCGACCGGCGGTGTGGGGGACTGCGTGAGCCTCGTGCTGGCGCCGATGCTGGCGGCCTGCGGGGCTTACGTCCCGATGATCTCGGGGCGCGGGCTCGGCCATACCGGCGGCACGCTCGACAAGCTCGAGGCGATCCCGGGCTACGTGACCGACCCCTCGGAGGACCGGCTGCGCGCGGTGCTGCGCGAGGCGGGCTGCGCCATCGTCTCGGCCTCGGAGGGGATCGCCCCGGCGGACAAGCGGCTCTATGCCATCCGCGACGTGACCGCGACGGTGGAGTCGCTCGATCTCATCACCGCGTCGATCCTGTCTAAGAAACTGGCGGCGGGGCTGGAGGGGCTGGTGCTGGATGTGAAGGTGGGCTCCGGCGCCTTCATGAAGACCATGGCGGAGGCACGGGCGCTGGCGCGCTCGCTGGTCGGCACCGCGAATGCGGCGGGCTGCCGGACGACGGCGCTGATCACCGGCATGGACCAGCCGCTCGCCGATGCGCTTGGCAATGCGCTGGAGGTGCGCGCCTCCATGGAGGTGCTGACCGAGGGCGCCGGAGGGCCGCTGCTGGAGCTCTCCGTGGCGCTCGGCGCCGAGCTGCTGGCGGGGGCCGGGATCGACGGCGGCGAAGCGCGGCTGCGCGAGAGCGTGACAAGCGGCGCGGCGGCGGAGCGGTTCGGGCGCATGGTGCATGGGCTTGGCGGGCCCGTGGATTTTGTCGAAGGCTGGCAGGAGATGCTGCCGCAGGCGCCGGTGGTGGTCGACGTGCCTGCGCCCGGGGCGGGGCACGTCGCCGCCATGGACGGCGAGGCGCTGGGGCTCGCCGTCGTGCATCTTGGGGGCGGGCGCGAGGTCGAGGGCGATCCGGTCGATCCCTCGGTGGGGCTGTCCCGGGTGGTGCGGCTCGGACAGTCACTCGAACAGGGCGAGCCGTTGGCGCGGGTCCACGCGGCCAGCGCGGAGGCGGCGCAGGCGGCGGCGCGGGCGGTCACGGCGGCGGTCCGGATCGGCGAGGCGCCGGACGTCGGCCCCTTGGTGCGGGAAAGGATCGCCTGA